TTATCTTGAGTGTCATAAGAGACTTTGGATATTTGGACAGCATAGGGGCTGTTGTAGACTTTGAGGATCACTAAAGTGACTAAACACATTTCTTTCATGGATGACCATGAGCCTATAGTGACTTGGGTCAAGATCTATTTGATTGAATGAAAAACCTCCCAAATAGATGATGTATTTGATCATGTGTCTCTCTTTGGTGGGTCTCTTTGGGTTATTATAGAACCTTTAGTAGGAATAACCTTTCTGGATGAAATTCCTCACTGGGGATGGGAGATGGGTGTCTATAGCCTCAACCCATTTCCTGTTCTTTGTGTTTACTGTGTTGTGGTTGAAACTGATCAGCTAGCTTCCTTCTTGTGTTGTCATAACTTCACCACCATTATAGACTCTATCCCTAAATCACATAAGATATGGTAGAAGCAAATACATAATGTTGCTAgcctgctggttttttttttttttttttttagacatcgtttgtctatgtagccttggctatcctgaaagtagctctgtagaccaggttggcctcaaactcagacttCACCTGACtttagctcccaagtgctgggattaaaggtgagccaACAttctagggttttgttttgttcttatatTATTGGGTGATGGACCTAAAATGTAGGTTCTTGTATATGTGGAGTATGTGCTGATGTGTTGAGCTTTACCAGCATTGTGAGTTTTGAAGTTTCGCAGAGAATATCATTCTCTTTCCCAGGATGGCATGTATTCATGGTGCTAATACTGACTGAGCATTCTGAGTGattggattgcaggtgtgtgacaTTTCTTCTTGcctattgtgtttgttttgaatttttcttaaatgaaaatgcgtcttttgtctgtatgcatggaTTTGTACCCCATGGGTGCCTGATCTCACAGTAGTCAAATGATGGTCTCAGAACCCCTGAGCTTGGAATAATGGATAGTTGTGATCCCCCATGTAAGTACTGGCAATTGAGGCCACCTATATACAAGACCAACAAgagctctttactgctgagtcatttctcctgCCATATGTTGATTATTTATGATCAGTATTTACTTTGCTCATGTTTTCATCTGTCCATTTTTACCTATTCAAACATGCAGTACCTTTTAGGAAAATCTTATTAATGTTACAGTTTAGGTAGGCACTTCAGGTTTCTGGAAGATGAATTATAGAACTGAAGTGACTCTGCATAACTCTTGGTAGgaatttcagtaaaaaaaaaaaatcctctgagttctttatcttttttgtttgtttgatttttgcagGGGAGACAGATTCTTAATATGTACTTCTGGTTGTGTGGAACTGATTGCATAAATGAGGCTAGCATTCAACTCAGAGGCAGACatacctctgctttctgagttctaggattagAGGCATTAGCAAGTACACCTAACTTGcccatcttttttgttgttgtagttagTAATTGTTCATAGAATTTCTTTGATGTGTACTCAGTACTGTTGATCTGTTTGCTTGTCTCTCCATGTCTGTTAATAGGCATTTCTCAGGTGCAGAAATAACAGGGGTGACCCTCCTATTCAGTTTCCTTCTAAAGTGACTTGGTATTACATTAGAACTTCTGTGTCATGGAATAGTGTGGGAAGCATGAGAATTATATGACTATATTTTCAAATAAGTATACATTTACAATGTTGTCAGTATCACTTTcttttgtatacatgtatgggaTATTATAGAATGCAGTGACCTATGATGATGTGCATGTTGACTTCAGTCgggaagagtgggctttgctggatctttcCCAGAAGAgcctctacaaagatgtgatgctggagacctaTTGGAACCTCACTGCTGTAGGTAAGACAGTGaattttccttcacattttataataaataggTGACTGTTTCTTGGTTATTGATGCTTTTCTGTAATTACAATTGAAACTGAGGAAGGATGATGTGAATAAATGAGGCATGCTGCTAAGGTTCATTGAAGATAATTTTtgcacaaattaaattaaattaaaagttaaattttgCACAATTTCCAATAATACACATTTTTTGGTACTATATTTTAGGGTACAAATGGGAAGATcataatattgaagaacattgtaaaagttctagaagacatggaaggtaattttcatgtgcaaGCTAATACAAATATGCCTCTGAAGATATTTTAATGTATCTGGAAGTTTTAAAGAAAGCAACCCTGTAAATATACACAGCTTAAAGTGCATTGATGATTATTAATTTTTCACAAAATCATATACCTCAATATGAAGTAGGTGAATTGTGTTTGCAAGGATTTACTTtaagaagacaaggaaacaatgccTTAACAGATATTACCATTTGAATTATAATCTCATGAGAACAATACTGTAGAATTGCCAATCCTTTTAGTTTCATACCACTCATATTACAAAAGGTTTGCACATTGAATAGGTGATAAGTATATGTCCAAAACCTTCTAATAAGCAAATAGTCCACAGTGAAGCTTGTGTTACTCATATATTTTTTGTAGTTTAAGTTTAGTGAGAGGAGGGGTAGTTAGAGTTAAGAGCCAATGGGGGATTGTTGTGGAGAAACCTTAATTCCTATACCGTATGTCTATGAGGAACAGAAAGTCAAACTGTGTGAATGCAATGTGGAAAACTTTTATTTGTTATTCTCCCTTTAATAAGTATATCATATGTCACTCTGGATACAAGCCATAAGAACATAGGGATATCAAAAGAAGCCATATACCCCTCTCCCTCTCAGAACAATTAGAAAATATGTAGCAGTCCCCACTTTGAAAAGACttgttgaatgtgattcaagtaaTTGCTTTTCAAGCTTCATTGGAAATATATCAACAAACTCACACTGCAGAAAAGCCCTATGAGTATTAGGAATGTGTAAATACTTGCTTGTCCTGGTTCAGTTTGCAAATGTAGTGTGACTCACATTATAGGAAGATTTGTGAATGCAATATGTGTGGTAAAGGTCTGAgtttttccagttctcttcaaatGTGTGAAAAATCTCATATAGAAAAAAGGTGCTATAAATGTAAACCATGTAATAAAGGATCTTACCATCACATGCATATTCAAAGATGCAAAACAACCCTTAATGAAGGGAAACAATATGAGTGTAAACAAAGTGATAAAACCTTCAGATGTGATTCTTCTTTACAATTAAaccaaattgtaaaattaattcaTACAGATATATTCAAAAGAGTAATGAATGTGGTATAGCTTTTACATGTGCCAATTATCATTGcaggcatgaaagaagtcatactggagagaaaccttctGAATACATTCAAAGTGTTAAAGTCTATGAATATCATAAtcatcttcaaagacatgaaagaatcCATACCGGAGAGAAACTCTATGCATGTAATCAATATGGTAAAGTCTTTTTACCGGACAGTAGTctccaaacacataaaagaacacatactggagagaaaccctatgaatgtaatcaatgtggtaaagcttttggACGTCACAATCATCTTCTaacacataaaagaatacatactggagagaagccctatgaatgtaaccaatgtggtaaagccttttcacgACAGAGTAATCTTCTAacccataaaagaacacatactggagaaaaaccccatgaatgtaatcaatgtggtaaagtctTTTCACAACACAGAtatctccaaatacataaaagaatacatactggagagaaaccctatgaatgtaatcaatgtggtaaagccttttcacgACAGAGTAATCTTCTAACccataaaagaatacatactggagagaaaccctatgaatgtagtcaatgtggtaaaacctttgcaTTTAGTAGTAGTCTCCAAAAACATAAAAGCACACATACtggggagaaaccctatgaatgtagtcaATGTGGGAAAGCTTTTTCACAAAAGTGCCATctccaaattcataaaagaactcatactggagagaaaccctatgaatgtaatcaatgtggaaaagcctttgcATGTCATGGTCATCTTCTAacgcataaaagaacacatactggagagaaaccttatgaatgtaatcagtgtggtaaagcctttgcatgtgaCAGTAGTCTCCGAGTACATAGAAgatcacatactggagagaaaccctatgaatgtaatcagtgtggtaaagcctttgcacgttACAGTCATCTCttaatgcataaaagaacacataccggagagaaaccctatgagtgcaatcagtgtggtaaagcctttgcgcGTTATAGTCAAGTTctaatgcataaaagaacacatactggagagaaaccctacgaatgtaatcaatgtagtaaagcctttgcacatcacAGTCATCTTCTAAGGCATAAAAAAacacatacaggagagaaaccctatgattGTAATCAGTGTCAGAAAGTCTTTACATGTAACAGTAGACTCCAAATACACAAAAAAACTTATACTGGAGGGAACCATGTGAATGTAATCAATCTGCTAAAGCCTTTGGACATAACTGCAGTCTTTGaaatcatgagaaaaaaatcaaactgcagagaaaccctatgaatgagGTCAGTGTGGTAGGGTTTTGCACTTCATGGTAGTCTTTAAACAAGAGTAAAGTTTTACTCTAAAGCATTCTTTTAAATGCAATCATTCTGTTAAAGCCTGTACTTATCACAATAGTCTTTGAGGATGTAGAAAAACTCATACCAAAGGGAATCTGGCTATAAAGGATTTGGTAATATCTTTACCCAACACATTTACATTATACAAGAGtattctggagaaaaaaaaaatctgacattgTCAACAATCTATTCAAGCACTATATTGCCTCCATTTTGTTTGTACCTGCAAACTCATATGGACGAAGCCCtacacatttaaataataaagtaaccCTTTAAATTTCATACATCTCTTCAGTGACATGAAATAACTAAttcatgtatgaatgtgtatttgtaccttttctgttgtgataaaacataaTGTCTGCTTCAACTTATGAAAGAGTTTGACTCTTGGTTCCAGAAGGATACAGGATCACCATGAAAGTGGCATGGCAACAGGTGTTAGACATGTCATCTATAGCAGGAGGCTAAGATCTCACATCCTCAACCCACAGCATGGACCAGGGAGTGGGAACTGGAAAAAGTGTGCAGATGTAAATTATGAAAGCAAACCTCCAGTTACATATTTCCTTCAGCAGGAcattgttgtatgtgtgtgtgtgtgtgtgtgtgtgtgtgtgtgtgtgtgttctgataaataaagcttgcctggagatcagagggtagagctagccacaagttaaccatagaggccagtcTGTGGTATgtcacactttaatcccagcaattgggaggctcacacctttaatcccagcaatcaggaggtagagataggagtCTAAGGTGGGTgcagacaggatctcagcccccaTTCTGTCTGAGGATCTGGATaggtaagaagtcactagtggctgctcctttgcgtctctgatctttcaggttattaccccaatacttgactcctggtttttattgataagatgaATCAGGATCACACTTCATCTGGTGTCTAACTTTCGGGACATGAGTTCATGAAAAAGCTACTTGCTGATGGCTTTGTAGCCACTGCTCCTGCCAGAGTCACTGCTTCATGggctaggttttctttttttcccccaagcccTCTGAGCAAGTTTGGGGTTTTTCTGTTGTAGCCTCACTGCAGCAAACTCTATAGGTGCTTGGGCTCCAAACCCCTCTGAAGTTAGCCCCTTACCACTGGCTAGCTCTGCCTCCAGGCAGCTTCCACTGTACACGAGTCTTTCCCACCATCCCCCGTGCGTTTTTCAGAGAGCCAGCtccctctcctggtgggttgtgggaTTTCTCTgagccccctcctcaggctgctgccacactaggtagctgccttgacagGTGgtcaggcttctactgttctaagCAGCAGCAGTCAGACTCACACTTCACCATCATCTTCACTGTCATCAGCAGAATTGGTGAGAGAATTGGGAGTTCTTAAAGGaggaaattagtttaaaaaaagttctttccccacattaaaaaatgggaacaattaaatgaagggatgaTCAACAACTGAGATTGACATAATGTtacttatcattttatttttattttcggTTTGATAATTCTTGACTTATCCCTAAAGAAGTTGGTTGATAATGAGTGCCAAGATATAGGTCTTAGAAAAGCTTATTAAAATAGACCGTAGAGATATTCAGGCCCAGTCAAAGGGATTTAAGGGAAATCTAACCACAccattacattaaaaaattagagagaaaCAGCCCAAGGTTAACAATCAACCTTAACTGTGAAATAACATATATCCCCAacgctgtgtaagagctgactggatttaaggaagcaatagtctcatggtatgaatttccttttttaaagcagGCATTAAATTCATGATCCAGCAGTAACAGAAATgtcccacaagactggaaagacttggttacagcagtattggagCCTTGTCCTCAATtccagtggaggacctggtggaaagatgagactAGGACTATTAAacatgaagtagggctagaggtattgaaatctcccaaga
The window above is part of the Peromyscus maniculatus bairdii isolate BWxNUB_F1_BW_parent chromosome 13, HU_Pman_BW_mat_3.1, whole genome shotgun sequence genome. Proteins encoded here:
- the LOC102903543 gene encoding uncharacterized protein LOC102903543 isoform X3 — its product is MLETYWNLTAVGYKWEDHNIEEHCKSSRRHGRHERSHTGEKPSEYIQSVKVYEYHNHLQRHERIHTGEKLYACNQYGKVFLPDSSLQTHKRTHTGEKPYECNQCGKAFGRHNHLLTHKRIHTGEKPYECNQCGKAFSRQSNLLTHKRTHTGEKPHECNQCGKVFSQHRYLQIHKRIHTGEKPYECNQCGKAFSRQSNLLTHKRIHTGEKPYECSQCGKTFAFSSSLQKHKSTHTGEKPYECSQCGKAFSQKCHLQIHKRTHTGEKPYECNQCGKAFACHGHLLTHKRTHTGEKPYECNQCGKAFACDSSLRVHRRSHTGEKPYECNQCGKAFARYSHLLMHKRTHTGEKPYECNQCGKAFARYSQVLMHKRTHTGEKPYECNQCSKAFAHHSHLLRHKKTHTGEKPYDCNQCQKVFTCNSRLQIHKKTYTGGNHVNVINLLKPLDITAVFEIMRKKSNCRETL
- the LOC102903543 gene encoding uncharacterized protein LOC102903543 isoform X1 gives rise to the protein MVSQALISTGREEWLAMNAVTYDDVHVDFSREEWALLDLSQKSLYKDVMLETYWNLTAVGYKWEDHNIEEHCKSSRRHGRHERSHTGEKPSEYIQSVKVYEYHNHLQRHERIHTGEKLYACNQYGKVFLPDSSLQTHKRTHTGEKPYECNQCGKAFGRHNHLLTHKRIHTGEKPYECNQCGKAFSRQSNLLTHKRTHTGEKPHECNQCGKVFSQHRYLQIHKRIHTGEKPYECNQCGKAFSRQSNLLTHKRIHTGEKPYECSQCGKTFAFSSSLQKHKSTHTGEKPYECSQCGKAFSQKCHLQIHKRTHTGEKPYECNQCGKAFACHGHLLTHKRTHTGEKPYECNQCGKAFACDSSLRVHRRSHTGEKPYECNQCGKAFARYSHLLMHKRTHTGEKPYECNQCGKAFARYSQVLMHKRTHTGEKPYECNQCSKAFAHHSHLLRHKKTHTGEKPYDCNQCQKVFTCNSRLQIHKKTYTGGNHVNVINLLKPLDITAVFEIMRKKSNCRETL
- the LOC102903543 gene encoding uncharacterized protein LOC102903543 isoform X2 produces the protein MNAVTYDDVHVDFSREEWALLDLSQKSLYKDVMLETYWNLTAVGYKWEDHNIEEHCKSSRRHGRHERSHTGEKPSEYIQSVKVYEYHNHLQRHERIHTGEKLYACNQYGKVFLPDSSLQTHKRTHTGEKPYECNQCGKAFGRHNHLLTHKRIHTGEKPYECNQCGKAFSRQSNLLTHKRTHTGEKPHECNQCGKVFSQHRYLQIHKRIHTGEKPYECNQCGKAFSRQSNLLTHKRIHTGEKPYECSQCGKTFAFSSSLQKHKSTHTGEKPYECSQCGKAFSQKCHLQIHKRTHTGEKPYECNQCGKAFACHGHLLTHKRTHTGEKPYECNQCGKAFACDSSLRVHRRSHTGEKPYECNQCGKAFARYSHLLMHKRTHTGEKPYECNQCGKAFARYSQVLMHKRTHTGEKPYECNQCSKAFAHHSHLLRHKKTHTGEKPYDCNQCQKVFTCNSRLQIHKKTYTGGNHVNVINLLKPLDITAVFEIMRKKSNCRETL